A genomic window from Silene latifolia isolate original U9 population chromosome Y, ASM4854445v1, whole genome shotgun sequence includes:
- the LOC141628008 gene encoding uncharacterized protein LOC141628008, producing MYGKFLDMMKGVQVTLPFLDAIKEIPIYGRFLKELISNKKKLGPSTTVHLSQEYSAILLNKFPPKLEDPGSFSIPCAIGTICFERALCDLGSSISLMPLKIFKNLKDFELSPTKVSFQLADRSVRYPIGLVEDVPLKVGKRVIPCDFYVMDIPEDSKIPIILGCPCLATGGAMIDVKNGKVSLQVGDDKMEFSLEKCMKSPSISDTCYKVDVLEDCLNEHNIEPSYFDPLEVCPTNKKGNEEDDMLEFVIKGDLSEFGSRQNEFDC from the coding sequence ATGTATGGAAAATTCTTAGACATGATGAAAGGAGTGCAAGTTACTCTTCCATTCCTTGATGCTATTAAGGAAATTCCTATTTATGGAAGGTTCTTGAAAGAACTAATTTCCAATAAGAAGAAGTTGGGTCCAAGTACCACGGTCCATTTATCACAAGAATATAGTGCTATATTATTGAACAAGTTTCCACCAAAACTTGAAGACCCCGGGAGTTTCTCAATACCTTGTGCTATTGGGACTATTTGCTTTGAAAGAGCCCTATGTGACTTGGGATCTAGCATTAGCCTTATGCCTCTCAAGATCTTCAAAAATTTGAAGGATTTTGAACTCTCCCCAACTAAGGTATCCTTTCAACTAGCAGATAGGTCGGTGAGGTATCCAATTGGCCTAGTGGAGGATGTTCCACTCAAAGTGGGGAAGCGTGTGATACCTTGCGACTTCTATGTAATGGATATTCCCGAGGATTCCaaaattccaatcatcctagggtGCCCATGCCTTGCTACCGGGGGTGCAATGATCGATGTTAAGAATGGGAAGGTTTCCCTTCAAGTTGGCGATGACAAGATGGAATTCTCGTTGGAAAAATGCATGAAATCTCCTTCTATTAGTGACACTTGTTATAAAGTAGATGTGTTGGAGGATTGTTTGAATGAGCATAATATTGAGCCTTCATACTTTGATCCATTGGAAGTTTGTCCAACAAACAAGAAGGGAAATGAAGAAGATGATATGTTGGAGTTTGTTATAAAAGGAGACTTGAGTGAATTTGGTTCAAGACAAAATGAGTTTGATTGCTAA